The genomic window CTGGCGCGGGGCACCCCGTTACGGGTCAAGCTCGGCATCGACCCCACGGCCTCGGACATCCACCTGGGTTTCGCCGTCGTCCTCCGCAAGCTCCGTCAGTTCCAGGACCTGGGCCACACGGCAGTGCTGATCCTGGGCGACTTCACCGCCCAGGTGGGCGACCCGACCGGCCGCTCGGCTACGCGGCCCCGGCTGGCCCCGGAGCAGATCGAGGCCAATCTCAAGACCTACCAGGCCCAGGCCGGGCTGATCCTCCGCTCCGACCGGCTCGAGGTGCACCGCAACTCCGACTGGCTCGGGACCCTCGGAGCCGACGGGCTCCTCCGCTTGGCCGGCAAGGCCACCGTCGCCCAGATGCTCGAGCGCGACGACTTCTCCAAGCGCTACGACGCCGGCCAGCCCATCTCGATCATGGAGCTCCTCTATCCCTTGCTCCAGGGCTACGACTCCGTGGCGATCAAGGCCGACGTCGAACTCGGCGGCTCCGACCAGCTCTTCAACAACCTCGTCGGCCGGGACCTCCAGGAAAAGGAAGGCCAGGAGCCCCAGGTGGTGCTGACCACCCCCCTGCTCGAGGGCCTCGACGGCGTCAACAAGATGTCGAAGTCGCTGGGCAACTACATCGGGATCACCGAGCCGCCCGCCGAGCAGTTCGGCAAGGTCATGAGCATCCCCGACTCGCTGCTGCCCCGCTACATGCTCCTGGCCACCGGCTGGCACCCCGACCGGGTCGATGCTGAGTCAGCCAAGCTGGCCTCCGGCGAGCTGCACCCCAACACCGCCAAGCGGCTCCTGGCCCGCACGATCGTCGACCTCTACCACGGCGCCGGCGCCGGCGAGGCCGCCGAGGCCGGCTTCGACCAGGTGTACAAGAGGCACGAGGTGCCCGACGACGTCCCCGAGTTCGAGCTGCAGCCCGATCAGTTGGTGGACGGGCGGATCCGGCTGGCCCGCCTGCTGGCCCTCGCCGGCCTGGTGAGCTCCAACAAGGAAGGCGCCCGCAAGATCAGCGAAGGCGCGGTGCGCCTCAACGGCGAGCGGATCACCGACCCCGACACCGAACTGGCCCCGGGCGACCTCGGCGAAGGCCTCCTCCAGGTCGGCCGCCGCTCCTGGGCCCGGATCCGAGTCTGAGGAGCAAGAAAACCTTCTCCTCCGTTCTTGCTCCCGACGCCAACTTGCTAGGTTGGTCTCCTGCGGTTCGAAAGGGCCGCTGACGGCGGTACACCGGATGCGGTGCGTGGTTTTCTGAGTTGCAGTCAGTCCACGGACCCGCTAGAGTGCACCGGTTGCTCGCCGACAGGCGCTTGTCGTCACGTCGGCTATTGACACGGACATCTCCCTTGCAGGGAGAGGTGTGTTAGGCCAGGTGAAGGGCTTCCCCCCCTTGGGTACCCCTCTCACTCGGACTGCCGCTCTTTGAAAACGGAATAGTGGTGACAAAAGCCAGTGCGGGCGTTCGCGACCTTCTCTGAAGGTCGAGGACGTTCACCAAGTCAATGCACTGAGTACACATGGACAACGTGTGAATCCAGTGCCGGGTTGCCGAAGGGACTCAGTGGGTCCCGAGGCGGCTCTTCAACCGATCGCAGGCGGAAGCGGCCCTCGGGCCGGCAAGCCGAGATCTCGATGGAGAGTTTGATCCTGGCTCAGGACGAACGCTGGCGGCGTGCTTAACACATGCAAGTCGAGCGGGGTCCATCCTGTCGCAAGACAGGGGAAGACCTAGCGGCGAACGGGTGAGTAACACGTGAGGAACCTGCCCCGAAGACTGGGATAACACCGGGAAACCGGTGCTAATACCGGATGCCCTCAGAGAGTCGCATGGCTCATTGAGGAAATGGATTCCGCTTCGGGAGGGCCTCGCGGCCTATCAGCTTGTTGGTGGGGTAACGGCCTACCAAGGCTCCGACGGGTAGCTGGTCTGAGAGGACGACCAGCCACACTGGGACTGAGACACGGCCCAGACTCCTACGGGAGGCAGCAGTGGGGAATCTTGCGCAATGGGCGAAAGCCTGACGCAGCAACGCCGCGTGGGGGACGAAGGCCTTCGGGTTGTAAACCCCTTTCAGCAGGGACGAACATGACGGTACCTGCAGAAGAAGCCCCGGCCAACTACGTGCCAGCAGCCGCGGTAATACGTAGGGGGCGAGCGTTGTCCGGATTTATTGGGCGTAAAGAGCTCGTAGGCGGTTTGGCAAGTCGGGTGTGAAAACTCCGGGCTCAACTCGGAGACGCCACTCGATACTGCTATGACTCGAGTCCGGTAGGGGAGTGCGGAATTCCTGGTGTAGCGGTGAAATGCGCAGATATCAGGAGGAACACCGGTGGCGAAGGCGGCGCTCTGGGCCGGTACTGACGCTGAGGAGCGAAAGCGTGGGGAGCGAACAGGATTAGATACCCTGGTAGTCCACGCCGTAAACGTTGGGCACTAGGTGTGGGGCTCGATCGACGGGCTCCGTGCCG from Actinomycetota bacterium includes these protein-coding regions:
- the tyrS gene encoding tyrosine--tRNA ligase is translated as LARGTPLRVKLGIDPTASDIHLGFAVVLRKLRQFQDLGHTAVLILGDFTAQVGDPTGRSATRPRLAPEQIEANLKTYQAQAGLILRSDRLEVHRNSDWLGTLGADGLLRLAGKATVAQMLERDDFSKRYDAGQPISIMELLYPLLQGYDSVAIKADVELGGSDQLFNNLVGRDLQEKEGQEPQVVLTTPLLEGLDGVNKMSKSLGNYIGITEPPAEQFGKVMSIPDSLLPRYMLLATGWHPDRVDAESAKLASGELHPNTAKRLLARTIVDLYHGAGAGEAAEAGFDQVYKRHEVPDDVPEFELQPDQLVDGRIRLARLLALAGLVSSNKEGARKISEGAVRLNGERITDPDTELAPGDLGEGLLQVGRRSWARIRV